A region from the Amycolatopsis camponoti genome encodes:
- a CDS encoding cytidylyltransferase domain-containing protein yields MSPMCAAPVVNAVIQARSTSTRLPGKVLRPLGGRSVLGWVVRAAAAAPGVDQVVVATSSDASDDDVASEAARCGALVVRGPLDDVLERFAVAVREHPADAVIRLTADCPLLDPSLIGQLVTLWRAQPSLDYVSTTLVRTLPRGFDAELVRAAVLLEQVSSATGAHREHVTSGIYSQPTRYSCSGVVVSPAADDLRVTLDTAEDWAVLEALVAELGDGVGDWRAVVALLRSRPELVALNAHVEQKKVGS; encoded by the coding sequence ATGTCACCCATGTGCGCAGCGCCCGTGGTCAACGCCGTCATCCAGGCCCGGTCGACGTCGACCAGGCTCCCCGGCAAGGTGCTGCGCCCGCTCGGCGGCCGCAGCGTGCTGGGCTGGGTCGTCCGGGCCGCGGCGGCCGCACCCGGCGTCGACCAGGTCGTGGTCGCGACGTCTTCGGACGCTTCGGACGACGACGTCGCTTCCGAAGCCGCCCGCTGCGGGGCTCTTGTGGTTCGCGGCCCGCTCGACGACGTCCTGGAGCGGTTCGCGGTCGCGGTGCGCGAGCACCCCGCCGACGCCGTGATCAGGCTCACCGCCGACTGCCCGCTGCTGGACCCGTCGCTGATCGGCCAGCTCGTGACGCTGTGGCGGGCCCAGCCGTCGCTGGACTACGTGAGCACGACGCTGGTCCGGACCCTCCCGCGCGGCTTCGACGCCGAGCTGGTGCGGGCCGCTGTGCTTCTCGAGCAGGTTTCCAGCGCGACGGGCGCGCACCGCGAGCACGTCACCTCGGGCATCTACTCGCAGCCCACGCGCTATTCGTGCAGTGGTGTCGTCGTGAGTCCGGCGGCCGACGACCTGCGCGTGACGTTGGACACCGCGGAGGACTGGGCTGTGCTCGAAGCGCTCGTGGCCGAGCTGGGGGACGGCGTCGGCGACTGGCGCGCGGTGGTCGCGCTGCTGCGGTCGCGGCCGGAGCTGGTGGCGCTGAACGCGCACGTCGAGCAGAAGAAGGTCGGTTCGTGA
- a CDS encoding PseG/SpsG family protein, with the protein MRLLLRADASASIGAGHVARMVAYAERAVARGFSVAFSGRVDNAEWLASRFDELGVARVSFDASGFDAVVVDHYGLGDLREEVNAAGAQLVSIEDDVFGRRPADIVVDSGFAVSARPDDGSDVLLRGIAYAPLRDVVRATRRVPSGPPPRVTVALGGGDQWASTVGLLLRALRDTELPFAADVLVRGEPSLPALLPGQSIRVSPPSPALLELFATTDVAVSAAGVTFVELCCLGVPTAAVRLVDNQEPGYRAAVELGLTAGLGPAESLAERLPSVTAVLRSLLSDPALRERLSAAASSTVDGRGVDRVLDRLESRTGSVRDASYR; encoded by the coding sequence GTGAGGCTGCTCCTGCGCGCGGACGCGTCGGCGTCGATCGGCGCCGGGCACGTCGCGCGGATGGTCGCCTACGCCGAGCGCGCGGTGGCGCGGGGGTTCTCGGTCGCGTTCTCGGGCCGGGTCGACAACGCCGAATGGCTCGCCTCGCGGTTCGACGAGCTGGGCGTCGCGCGTGTGTCCTTCGACGCTTCCGGGTTCGACGCGGTGGTCGTCGACCACTACGGCCTCGGTGACCTGCGCGAAGAGGTCAACGCGGCGGGCGCGCAGCTCGTCTCGATCGAGGACGACGTGTTCGGGCGCCGGCCCGCGGACATCGTCGTGGACTCGGGCTTCGCGGTTTCCGCCCGGCCTGACGACGGCTCGGACGTCTTGCTGAGGGGAATCGCGTACGCGCCGCTTCGGGACGTCGTGCGGGCTACGCGCCGAGTGCCGTCCGGGCCGCCGCCGCGCGTCACGGTGGCCCTGGGCGGCGGCGACCAGTGGGCGTCCACAGTCGGGTTGCTGCTTCGCGCGCTTCGCGACACGGAACTGCCGTTCGCGGCGGACGTCCTGGTGCGCGGCGAGCCTTCGCTCCCCGCGCTGCTTCCGGGCCAGTCGATCCGGGTTTCGCCACCGAGCCCGGCGCTGCTGGAGCTGTTCGCGACGACCGACGTCGCGGTGAGCGCGGCCGGCGTGACGTTCGTGGAGTTGTGCTGCCTCGGCGTCCCGACGGCGGCGGTGCGGCTGGTGGACAACCAGGAGCCGGGCTACCGGGCCGCCGTGGAGCTCGGCCTGACGGCCGGTCTCGGTCCCGCGGAGTCGTTGGCGGAGCGGCTGCCTTCGGTGACGGCGGTGCTGCGTTCGCTGTTGTCCGACCCGGCACTCCGGGAGCGGTTGTCGGCCGCGGCGTCGTCCACAGTGGACGGACGTGGGGTGGATCGGGTTCTGGATCGTCTCGAATCGAGGACCGGATCTGTCCGCGATGCTTCCTATCGTTGA
- a CDS encoding epoxide hydrolase family protein, producing MTITPFRVDIPQADLDDLRARLANTRWPDQPADAGWRLGAPVDYVRELAEYWRTGFDWRAQEERINGFPQFTTTIDGTKVHFLHVVSPEPSATPVLLTHGWPGSIVEFLDIIGPLTDPRAYGGDPASALTVVVPSIPGYGFSGPTPTPDWGPDRIARAFATLMTRLGYERFGAHGGDWGATISRELAVQFPSRLLGIHVTMLASAVVRTPSDLAELPDQEAGRRSLEKGQAFSASGTGYAIIQATKPQTLAYGLHDSPAGQLAWIAEKFRSFSNTATDLIDRDDLLADVSIYWFTETANSSARLYAALSGGWGAPPAPNTVPTGVAVFPDDIGLPIRALAERTDKIVHWTEFPRGGHFPALEEPDALIGDIRKFFTELRP from the coding sequence ATGACCATCACCCCGTTCCGTGTGGACATCCCGCAGGCCGACCTCGACGACCTCCGCGCGCGCCTGGCGAACACACGCTGGCCCGACCAGCCCGCCGACGCCGGCTGGCGGCTCGGTGCGCCGGTGGATTACGTGCGTGAGCTGGCCGAATACTGGCGCACGGGCTTCGACTGGCGGGCGCAGGAGGAGCGGATCAACGGCTTCCCGCAGTTCACGACGACGATCGACGGCACGAAGGTCCACTTCCTGCACGTGGTCTCGCCGGAGCCGTCGGCGACGCCGGTGCTGCTGACGCACGGCTGGCCGGGCTCGATCGTCGAGTTCCTGGACATCATCGGCCCGCTGACGGACCCGCGCGCGTACGGCGGCGATCCCGCGTCGGCGTTGACGGTGGTGGTCCCGTCGATCCCGGGCTACGGCTTCTCGGGCCCGACGCCGACCCCGGATTGGGGCCCGGACCGGATCGCGCGCGCGTTCGCCACCTTGATGACCCGCTTGGGCTACGAGCGATTCGGCGCCCACGGCGGCGACTGGGGCGCGACCATCTCGCGGGAGCTGGCGGTCCAGTTCCCGTCGCGGTTGCTGGGGATCCACGTGACGATGCTGGCGTCGGCGGTGGTGCGGACCCCGTCGGACCTGGCGGAGCTGCCGGACCAGGAGGCCGGCCGCCGCTCGCTGGAGAAGGGCCAGGCGTTCTCGGCGTCCGGAACGGGCTACGCGATCATCCAGGCGACCAAGCCGCAAACGCTTGCGTACGGCCTCCACGATTCACCGGCCGGGCAGCTGGCCTGGATCGCGGAGAAGTTCCGGTCGTTCTCGAACACGGCGACGGACCTGATCGACCGCGACGACCTGCTGGCGGACGTGTCGATCTACTGGTTCACGGAGACGGCCAACTCCTCGGCGCGGTTGTACGCGGCGTTGAGCGGAGGCTGGGGAGCACCGCCGGCACCGAACACGGTCCCGACCGGAGTGGCGGTCTTCCCGGACGACATCGGTCTGCCGATCCGGGCGCTGGCGGAGAGGACGGACAAGATCGTCCACTGGACGGAGTTCCCCCGAGGCGGGCACTTCCCGGCGTTGGAGGAACCGGACGCCTTGATCGGCGACATCCGGAAGTTCTTCACCGAGCTGCGCCCCTGA
- a CDS encoding bacterial proteasome activator family protein — translation MEHMTEPNFTAGDPDQESSPHVVVVGSDGSPVDGAEHAEAVGELIEEPAKVMRIGTMIKQLLEEVRAAPLDDASRTRVREIHQTSVKELAASLAPELQDELERLVRPFTDDSTPSDAELRIAQAQLVGWLEGLFSGIQTALFAQQMAARVQLEQMRRGLPAGPSAAGHGPEGHGPGISGTGQYL, via the coding sequence ATGGAGCACATGACCGAGCCGAACTTCACAGCCGGTGACCCCGATCAGGAATCTTCACCCCACGTGGTGGTAGTCGGCTCCGATGGTTCACCTGTCGACGGCGCGGAGCACGCCGAGGCGGTGGGCGAGCTCATCGAAGAGCCGGCCAAGGTGATGCGGATCGGCACGATGATCAAGCAGCTCCTGGAGGAGGTCCGCGCGGCCCCGCTGGACGACGCGTCCCGCACCCGGGTCCGCGAGATCCACCAGACATCGGTGAAGGAGCTGGCGGCTTCGCTGGCCCCGGAGCTGCAGGACGAGCTGGAGCGCTTGGTCCGGCCGTTCACGGACGACTCGACGCCTTCGGACGCGGAGCTGCGGATCGCGCAGGCTCAGCTGGTGGGGTGGCTCGAGGGGTTGTTCAGCGGAATCCAGACGGCGCTGTTCGCCCAGCAGATGGCGGCTCGAGTGCAGCTGGAGCAGATGCGGCGGGGGTTGCCGGCCGGGCCTTCGGCGGCCGGGCACGGGCCCGAGGGGCACGGGCCGGGGATCTCGGGGACGGGCCAGTACCTCTGA
- a CDS encoding cysteine desulfurase-like protein: protein MAFDVARIRGLFPALGDGWIHFDGAAGMLVPEQVASAVSTAMRAPVSGPGGAFPASQRAESIVTAARRAVADLVGADPAGVVLGPSSPVMLRRLCDALAERWTIGDEVVVSRLDEQANLAPWQRAAKRVGAVVRWGEIDIETCELPAWQYEQLVSARTKAVAVTLASGSVGTRPDVPTIIEFAKRVGALVVVDATYAAPFLPLDINALGADVMVVSAQAWGGPSVGALVFRDPELIERIASVSLDPGARGAARLELGPHAYPLLAGLIASIDYLAGLDDAASGSRRERLVTSLGSAKSYHAGLLAQLSTELLSLRHIMVIGNAMRRIPALAFAVAGKKSPEVAEYLASQGLCAFADDGAAGVFASLGVGEVGGAVRIGLAHYSNVFEINQLVRVLEELR from the coding sequence ATGGCGTTCGACGTCGCTCGTATCCGTGGGCTCTTTCCCGCGCTGGGTGACGGCTGGATTCACTTCGACGGCGCCGCCGGAATGCTGGTCCCGGAACAGGTCGCTTCGGCCGTTTCCACGGCGATGCGCGCCCCGGTGTCCGGGCCGGGTGGAGCGTTTCCGGCCTCACAGCGCGCGGAAAGCATCGTGACCGCGGCCCGCCGGGCCGTGGCCGACCTGGTCGGTGCCGACCCGGCCGGTGTCGTGCTCGGGCCGAGTTCGCCGGTGATGCTGCGTCGCCTCTGCGACGCGCTCGCCGAGCGCTGGACCATCGGCGACGAAGTCGTCGTGTCGAGGCTCGACGAACAAGCCAACCTCGCGCCGTGGCAACGCGCCGCGAAGCGCGTCGGTGCCGTCGTGCGGTGGGGCGAGATCGACATCGAGACCTGCGAACTGCCCGCGTGGCAGTACGAGCAGCTCGTCTCGGCGCGCACGAAGGCCGTCGCGGTCACGCTCGCGTCCGGTTCCGTCGGCACCCGCCCGGACGTCCCGACGATCATCGAGTTCGCCAAGCGGGTCGGCGCGCTGGTCGTCGTCGACGCCACCTACGCCGCGCCGTTCCTGCCGCTGGACATCAACGCGCTCGGCGCCGACGTCATGGTCGTGTCCGCCCAGGCCTGGGGCGGGCCTTCGGTGGGAGCGCTCGTCTTCCGCGACCCCGAGCTGATCGAGCGGATCGCGTCCGTCTCCCTCGACCCGGGAGCGCGCGGCGCGGCCCGGCTCGAACTCGGTCCGCACGCCTACCCGCTGCTGGCCGGGCTGATCGCGTCGATCGACTACCTCGCGGGCCTCGACGACGCCGCGTCCGGGTCGCGCCGCGAGCGGCTGGTCACCTCGCTCGGCTCGGCGAAGTCGTACCACGCCGGGCTGCTCGCCCAGCTGTCGACGGAGCTGCTGTCGCTGCGGCACATCATGGTCATCGGCAACGCGATGCGCCGCATCCCCGCGCTCGCCTTCGCCGTCGCCGGCAAGAAATCGCCCGAAGTCGCCGAGTACCTGGCGTCGCAAGGGCTGTGCGCCTTCGCCGACGACGGGGCAGCGGGCGTCTTCGCGTCACTCGGCGTCGGGGAAGTGGGCGGCGCCGTGCGGATCGGGCTCGCCCACTACTCCAACGTCTTCGAGATCAACCAGCTCGTGCGCGTCCTCGAAGAACTCCGCTAG
- a CDS encoding NAD(P)H-quinone oxidoreductase: MYAITIREPGDPDVLEWTEVPDPRPGPGEVLLDVAASAVNRADLLQRQGHYPPPPGASETIGLECSGTIAELGEGVEGWNVGDEVCALLAGGGYAEKAVVPAGQLLPVPGEIDLITAAALPEVACTVWANVVMHAKLTEGEVLLIHGGAGGIGTHAIQVGNALGATVVVTAGSEDRLDRCRQLGADIAINYKEKDFVEVVKAETGGANVILDNMGASYLGRNVDALAPDGRLVIIGMQGGIKGELNIGTLLGKRASVFAAGLRFRPLDQKAAIVADVRERLWPLVADGLVKPIVGQVVPMAEAASAHRALEEGSVFGKILLAAKS, from the coding sequence ATGTACGCGATCACCATCCGTGAGCCAGGTGACCCGGACGTTCTCGAGTGGACGGAGGTCCCGGACCCGCGTCCCGGCCCCGGCGAAGTGCTGCTGGACGTCGCGGCGAGCGCGGTGAACCGGGCGGACCTCCTGCAGCGCCAGGGCCACTACCCGCCGCCGCCCGGCGCCAGCGAAACGATCGGCCTGGAGTGCTCCGGCACGATCGCCGAACTCGGCGAAGGCGTCGAGGGCTGGAACGTCGGCGACGAGGTCTGCGCGCTGCTCGCGGGCGGCGGTTACGCGGAGAAGGCCGTCGTCCCGGCCGGGCAGCTGCTGCCGGTGCCGGGCGAGATCGACCTGATCACCGCGGCCGCGCTGCCCGAGGTGGCGTGCACGGTGTGGGCGAACGTCGTGATGCACGCGAAGCTCACCGAGGGCGAGGTGCTGCTGATCCACGGCGGCGCCGGCGGGATCGGCACGCACGCCATCCAGGTCGGCAACGCGCTCGGCGCGACCGTCGTCGTCACCGCGGGCTCGGAAGACCGGCTCGACCGCTGCCGCCAGCTCGGCGCCGACATCGCGATCAACTACAAGGAAAAGGACTTCGTCGAGGTCGTCAAGGCGGAGACCGGCGGCGCGAACGTCATCCTCGACAACATGGGCGCGTCCTACCTCGGCCGCAACGTCGACGCGCTGGCGCCCGACGGCCGGCTGGTGATCATCGGCATGCAGGGCGGCATCAAGGGCGAGCTGAACATCGGCACGCTGCTCGGCAAGCGGGCTTCGGTATTCGCGGCGGGCCTGCGCTTCCGGCCCCTGGACCAAAAGGCGGCGATCGTCGCCGACGTCCGGGAACGCCTGTGGCCGCTGGTCGCCGACGGTCTCGTCAAGCCGATCGTCGGCCAGGTCGTGCCGATGGCCGAAGCCGCGTCCGCGCACCGCGCGCTCGAAGAAGGCTCGGTGTTCGGCAAGATCCTGCTGGCCGCGAAGTCCTAG
- a CDS encoding M28 family metallopeptidase has protein sequence MSLFRKRFLPPMALAAGATLVLGLTPAAAANTVPDGPALAKQLVKKVDVNGVNRHLIALQRIADTNGGTRAASTEGHKKSAEYIATKLEAAGFQVTRQEFPFTYSETLAEKLTAGGQNVPVIAMEYTVSTPVGGITAPLAVVAVDDTSGCEATDYTADVAGKIALIKRGGCSFAQKQQTAAAAGAIGAIVYNNTDGDLNGTLGDPANAKIPTGGVTAAAGAQLATLAGQPVTLELRALQEARTSYNVIAETKTGRKDNVVMLGSHLDSVPAGPGINDNGTGSATLLETALQLGSSPKVNNGVRFGFWSAEEFGLIGSTYYVDSLTFEQQLDIALYLNFDMIGSPNAGYFAYDGDNSDGVGAGPGPYGSAQIEKTLVDYLQAARGVSLEGTDFTGRSDYGEFIAVGIPAGGLDTGAEVVKTPAQAAKWGGTAGIAFDPCYHQACDNLGNIDRVALDRNADGVAWALGVYATSTESVNGVQPGKSKAAKQKAAERGAQRNFSARAVAGHDPHALTA, from the coding sequence ATGTCACTCTTCCGAAAGAGATTCCTCCCGCCGATGGCCCTGGCCGCCGGCGCGACGCTGGTGCTCGGCCTGACCCCGGCCGCCGCCGCGAACACGGTCCCCGACGGTCCCGCCCTGGCGAAGCAGCTCGTCAAGAAGGTCGACGTCAACGGCGTCAACCGGCACCTGATCGCCCTCCAGCGCATCGCCGACACCAACGGCGGCACGCGGGCGGCGAGCACCGAAGGCCACAAGAAGTCCGCCGAGTACATCGCGACCAAGCTCGAGGCGGCCGGCTTCCAGGTGACGCGCCAGGAGTTCCCGTTCACCTACTCGGAAACGCTGGCCGAAAAGCTGACCGCGGGCGGTCAGAACGTCCCGGTCATCGCGATGGAGTACACCGTCTCGACGCCCGTCGGCGGCATCACCGCACCGCTCGCCGTGGTCGCGGTCGACGACACCAGCGGCTGCGAGGCCACCGACTACACCGCCGACGTCGCCGGCAAGATCGCGCTGATCAAGCGCGGCGGCTGCTCGTTCGCGCAGAAGCAGCAGACCGCCGCGGCGGCCGGCGCGATCGGCGCGATCGTCTACAACAACACCGACGGCGACCTGAACGGGACCCTGGGGGACCCGGCCAACGCGAAGATCCCGACCGGGGGCGTGACCGCGGCCGCGGGTGCGCAGCTGGCCACCCTCGCCGGGCAGCCGGTGACCCTGGAGCTGCGCGCCTTGCAGGAGGCGCGGACCAGCTACAACGTCATCGCCGAGACCAAGACCGGCCGCAAGGACAACGTCGTGATGCTGGGGTCGCACCTCGACAGCGTCCCGGCCGGCCCGGGCATCAACGACAACGGCACCGGCTCGGCGACCCTGCTCGAGACGGCGCTGCAGCTGGGGAGCAGCCCGAAGGTCAACAACGGCGTCCGCTTCGGCTTCTGGAGTGCGGAGGAGTTCGGCCTGATCGGCTCCACCTACTACGTCGACTCACTGACCTTCGAGCAGCAGCTCGACATCGCGCTGTACCTGAACTTCGACATGATCGGCTCGCCGAACGCCGGGTACTTCGCCTACGACGGCGACAACTCCGACGGCGTCGGCGCGGGCCCCGGCCCGTACGGCTCGGCGCAGATCGAGAAGACCCTCGTCGACTACTTGCAGGCCGCGCGAGGCGTGTCCCTGGAGGGCACCGACTTCACCGGCCGCTCGGACTACGGCGAGTTCATCGCCGTCGGCATCCCGGCCGGCGGCCTGGACACCGGCGCCGAGGTCGTCAAGACCCCGGCGCAGGCGGCGAAGTGGGGCGGCACGGCCGGCATCGCGTTCGACCCGTGCTACCACCAGGCCTGCGACAACCTGGGCAACATCGACCGGGTCGCGCTGGACCGCAACGCGGACGGCGTCGCCTGGGCCCTCGGCGTCTACGCGACGAGCACCGAGAGCGTCAACGGCGTGCAGCCGGGCAAGAGCAAGGCGGCCAAGCAGAAGGCCGCCGAACGCGGTGCGCAGCGGAACTTCTCCGCGCGCGCCGTCGCCGGTCACGACCCGCACGCGCTGACCGCGTAA
- the ypfJ gene encoding KPN_02809 family neutral zinc metallopeptidase produces MRFDDDAGLDASEVQDLRGSGGGGGGGIGGRVALGGGGLGVVGLIIYFVLSQLGGVSPGGSGLSGGLGSVGSGQQVDNTKLSSQCKTGADANKNHDCAIVAIVNSVQDYWAQQFARSGSTYQKAPTKFFNGGVRTGCGSATSDTGPFYCPADSDVYIDLSFFDELKTRFGAQGGLFTEAYVLAHEYGHHVQNLLGTSKKGTGTGPTSGSVRLELQADCYAGVWANHASTTPTESGKPLITDVTQDDINSALDTASRIGDDYIQENLGGGQVDRSKFTHGTSAQRKKWFTTGFQTGDPARCDTFGASNLG; encoded by the coding sequence GTGAGATTCGACGACGACGCCGGCCTGGATGCCTCCGAGGTCCAGGACCTGCGCGGAAGCGGTGGAGGCGGCGGCGGCGGGATCGGCGGCCGCGTTGCGCTCGGCGGCGGCGGACTCGGCGTCGTCGGGCTGATCATCTACTTCGTGCTCTCCCAGCTCGGCGGGGTGAGCCCCGGCGGCAGCGGCCTGAGCGGCGGGCTCGGCAGCGTCGGCTCCGGTCAGCAGGTCGACAACACCAAGCTGTCGAGCCAGTGCAAGACCGGCGCGGACGCCAACAAGAACCACGACTGCGCGATCGTCGCGATCGTGAACTCCGTCCAGGACTACTGGGCGCAGCAGTTCGCGCGCTCCGGCTCGACCTACCAGAAGGCGCCGACGAAGTTCTTCAACGGCGGCGTGCGGACCGGCTGCGGCAGCGCCACGTCGGACACCGGGCCGTTCTACTGCCCGGCCGACTCCGACGTCTACATCGACCTTTCCTTCTTCGACGAGCTGAAGACCCGCTTCGGCGCGCAGGGCGGCCTCTTCACCGAGGCCTACGTCCTCGCGCACGAGTACGGGCACCACGTGCAGAACCTGCTCGGCACGTCGAAGAAGGGCACCGGCACCGGCCCGACGTCCGGTTCGGTGCGCCTGGAGCTGCAGGCCGACTGCTACGCCGGCGTCTGGGCCAACCACGCCTCGACGACGCCGACCGAGAGCGGCAAGCCGCTGATCACCGACGTCACCCAGGACGACATCAACTCCGCGCTGGACACCGCGTCCCGCATCGGCGACGACTACATCCAGGAGAACCTCGGCGGCGGCCAGGTCGACCGTTCGAAGTTCACCCACGGCACGTCCGCGCAGCGCAAGAAGTGGTTCACCACCGGCTTCCAGACCGGCGACCCGGCCCGCTGCGACACCTTCGGCGCCAGCAACCTCGGGTGA
- a CDS encoding MarR family winged helix-turn-helix transcriptional regulator, with product MTEERPVRWLNDAEMAAWRSYIVATLKLRQRLHRELADRHDVSLTDYEVLVCLEMQTGHRMRMSELAVLMGSTKSRLSHQVGRLEVAGLVRRVRDPEDKRGVITELAEDGKALLEKAAPTHVEGVREHLIDLLSPVEQATIAAAFDRVLGHLSEAEG from the coding sequence ATGACCGAGGAGCGGCCTGTGCGTTGGTTGAACGATGCCGAGATGGCGGCGTGGCGCTCCTACATCGTGGCGACCTTGAAGCTGCGGCAGCGGCTGCACCGCGAACTGGCCGACCGGCACGACGTGTCGCTGACCGACTACGAAGTGCTCGTGTGCCTGGAAATGCAGACCGGTCACCGGATGCGGATGTCGGAGCTGGCCGTGCTGATGGGCTCGACGAAGAGCCGGCTGTCCCACCAGGTCGGCCGGCTCGAGGTCGCGGGCCTGGTCCGGCGCGTGCGCGACCCGGAGGACAAGCGCGGCGTCATCACGGAGCTGGCGGAAGACGGCAAGGCGCTACTGGAAAAGGCGGCGCCGACGCACGTGGAAGGGGTGCGCGAGCACCTGATCGACCTGCTGAGTCCCGTGGAACAGGCGACGATCGCCGCGGCGTTCGACCGGGTGCTGGGTCACCTGTCCGAGGCGGAGGGCTGA
- a CDS encoding patatin-like phospholipase family protein gives MGGQGLVLGGGGVAGIAWTTGLLAGLAAHGQDLTGADLLVGTSAGSVVAAQVTSGTPLDELYARQADPARHTPEIPAEIDFEKFAAEFGGAVTGSTSPAEVRRAVGRLALAAETVSEGERRAVIEARLPVHEWPEQRLVIVAVDAETGEPRRFDRASGVSLVDAVAASCAVPGVWPAVTIGGRRYVDGGVRSAENADYATGCTRVTVVSPLGPDAPLPMEKPLLAVLDDLRAAGAEVTLVAPDEASVAAIGENPLDPATRRPAAEAGRAQGAALTLSWT, from the coding sequence ATGGGCGGACAGGGTTTGGTACTGGGTGGCGGCGGGGTCGCCGGGATCGCGTGGACGACGGGGCTGCTGGCCGGGCTGGCCGCGCACGGCCAGGACCTGACGGGCGCGGACCTGCTGGTCGGGACGTCGGCGGGGTCGGTGGTCGCCGCGCAGGTGACGAGCGGTACTCCGCTCGACGAGCTGTACGCGCGCCAGGCCGACCCGGCGCGCCACACCCCGGAGATCCCGGCCGAGATCGACTTCGAGAAGTTCGCGGCCGAATTCGGCGGCGCGGTCACCGGCTCGACATCGCCGGCCGAGGTCCGGCGCGCGGTGGGCCGGTTGGCGCTGGCGGCCGAAACGGTGTCCGAAGGGGAACGCCGCGCGGTGATCGAGGCGCGCCTGCCGGTGCACGAGTGGCCGGAGCAGCGCTTGGTGATCGTGGCGGTCGACGCGGAGACCGGCGAGCCGCGCCGCTTCGACCGCGCTTCCGGGGTGTCCCTGGTGGACGCGGTGGCGGCGAGCTGCGCGGTCCCCGGCGTCTGGCCGGCGGTGACGATCGGCGGCCGCCGGTACGTCGACGGCGGCGTCCGCTCGGCCGAGAACGCCGACTACGCGACGGGCTGCACCCGCGTCACCGTGGTTTCGCCGCTGGGCCCCGATGCCCCGCTGCCGATGGAGAAACCGCTGCTCGCGGTGCTGGACGACCTGCGCGCGGCGGGCGCGGAGGTCACGCTGGTCGCCCCGGACGAGGCGTCGGTGGCGGCGATCGGTGAGAACCCGCTGGACCCGGCGACCCGCCGGCCGGCCGCGGAAGCGGGGCGCGCGCAAGGGGCGGCTCTGACGCTCAGCTGGACGTAG
- a CDS encoding DUF2277 domain-containing protein, whose protein sequence is MCRNITTLRGLQPSATGEEIEAAARQYVRKVTGVQSLSDATREPFEAAVAEITEITARLLEQLPERRQPPATIPPLRRPEVRARMAAQALKRP, encoded by the coding sequence ATGTGCCGAAACATCACCACCCTCAGAGGGCTTCAGCCGTCCGCGACGGGCGAGGAGATCGAGGCCGCGGCTCGCCAGTACGTGCGCAAGGTGACCGGCGTGCAGTCGCTGTCGGACGCCACGCGCGAGCCGTTCGAAGCGGCGGTCGCCGAGATCACCGAGATCACCGCGCGGCTGCTGGAACAGCTGCCCGAACGCCGTCAGCCGCCGGCGACGATCCCGCCGTTGCGCCGCCCCGAGGTCCGGGCGCGGATGGCGGCTCAGGCGCTCAAGCGCCCCTGA
- a CDS encoding Ldh family oxidoreductase: MPLRPRPFRSARPEPVIAQEEIPETPIPEQAWPRVRADELVTLVAHVFAAHGFPEARARIAAEALCHGDLTGSPETGVADLTRIHLPMLKTGHVVPHAEPLMIADRGAAALIDYRRASGLWAVGDAMDRAVTRAGRFGVGLVSLRGVGPFGRAGHHAARALPHAMIGLVLAAGGEPGQPMNPLGMAAPGGAYPEFVFDMDRSGSEGAGLTLLVEVLAGVLSGVADHEHDTGLLVLAIAPTTLRSADGFYRAASALFGSMLGWDGGAPIRYPGWREAQHLEQCRALGVPLSGPVRRELDALAASIGLPPLTSVG; the protein is encoded by the coding sequence GTGCCTCTCAGACCGCGTCCCTTCCGATCCGCCCGCCCCGAACCCGTGATCGCCCAAGAAGAAATCCCCGAAACCCCGATCCCGGAACAGGCCTGGCCGCGCGTGCGGGCCGACGAGCTGGTCACCCTCGTGGCACACGTCTTCGCCGCCCACGGCTTTCCCGAAGCACGGGCCCGCATCGCGGCGGAAGCCCTGTGCCACGGCGACCTGACCGGTTCACCGGAGACCGGCGTCGCCGACCTGACCCGGATCCACCTGCCGATGCTGAAGACCGGGCACGTCGTGCCGCACGCCGAGCCGCTGATGATCGCCGACCGCGGCGCCGCCGCGCTGATCGACTACCGCCGCGCGTCCGGCCTCTGGGCGGTCGGCGACGCGATGGACCGGGCGGTGACGCGGGCCGGCCGCTTCGGCGTAGGGCTCGTCTCGCTGCGCGGCGTCGGCCCCTTCGGCCGGGCCGGGCACCACGCCGCGCGGGCCCTGCCGCACGCGATGATCGGGCTGGTGCTCGCCGCCGGCGGCGAACCCGGCCAGCCGATGAACCCCCTGGGCATGGCCGCGCCCGGCGGCGCGTACCCCGAGTTCGTCTTCGACATGGACCGCTCCGGCTCGGAAGGTGCCGGGCTGACGCTGCTGGTCGAGGTCCTCGCCGGAGTGCTCTCCGGCGTCGCCGACCACGAGCACGACACGGGCCTGCTGGTGCTCGCGATCGCACCGACGACGCTGCGCAGCGCCGACGGCTTCTACCGCGCGGCCAGCGCGCTGTTCGGCAGCATGCTCGGCTGGGACGGCGGCGCGCCGATCCGCTACCCCGGCTGGCGCGAGGCCCAGCACCTGGAGCAGTGCCGGGCTCTGGGGGTGCCCCTGTCCGGCCCGGTGCGCCGGGAGCTGGACGCGCTGGCCGCGTCGATCGGCCTGCCGCCGCTGACCAGCGTGGGCTAG